Proteins co-encoded in one Ictalurus punctatus breed USDA103 chromosome 18, Coco_2.0, whole genome shotgun sequence genomic window:
- the shroom3 gene encoding protein Shroom3 isoform X5 — protein MMQISQGAMGAPWHQSYHGSASTTDLSGYDAVFLRKSPDQYSSRGSMESLDHSHPAYSSCNQLSVSKSSNSIDHLHSKRDSAYSSFSTSSSIPEYLAAGPTFSKERSYSMDSVPQHRTAEGMHQADIHYVHTVYDSQKGMSAEHEVLSTAILKTNESKAHPSRCGSVQGRGCHRSNSTSGSSSSSVSSGCGTVTSHRHSAGPVWGQTHNGSSYENLKGAPSPPLRSDSYAATRNHERPSSWSSLEQARSLRALHKGSWHHSSGSVASGKSSFGIEGQLHTVIEKSPESSPTIKPKQSLPPLSQPGSAMLPTGIYPVPLPEPHFAQIPTTNPSSSSVYPALAKESKPIPQKEHYGEDSGVRMAAENGYQSNASYSCSVQSLVSPQPKQPNQVKDDPQTKCVFYRSHFQTQGSKSPGLPLGLERKDPYTPVQPRREKPRYSHGMDIMESYRQHREEELSRCQEQNVHPQPFYSSCELLQQHAQPQGSDQRINTSGRFHNESGTYQQRDQDLDHPLTRLENALAEVQRCASPQSTTSHCSVQSERSMSVMEKVSHFERQQTKPRSHSHSLCNYSSSVGPSQATHSAKRPLSGLKDLQKGYVPQGRSWSTGHEGNAESSQDLQPRYVSTDQAEHRKSHDLHRSKSSFQLNEENGKDFHRSKSTFHLEEKSKDIQWKEDHQDTLGTVPDTTFTRAYRDSIKDAQSKVLRSTSFRRRDLSINPPPVPVKHMSLDRKGHNISPKLTSSPHTPKERHVIPVELPDKTSAPELPRIPPVGPPVVRICGRKRLTMEQKKMSYSEPENIHEVGVSDQESGLCQKKAPLQFQLPETSVADRRRMFELVATRSAGTKLATSRPELKQMQQDALADYVERKTGRRMDGRPHRPHSAYMQSTSCSSIDSQSRTSTTSMGCLQEPGREGISEDNCQPFTITANTQYPVHTNRNTQTQTQSEIYQSAFRPQSAEPQKPERQAKRTIPGHVPCPTWAPLPNAPASQSLDEVFGRPVPARSSGKSASAEDLLDRNQGRPVSQHFRSKSSPAVENYNMDVLAGDLRLFGSVSKENRLSGNVGPEVTQKSSSEVGLEQSCLLNPGLNQLNPPVIRRERQRHSDRPRSHSASGLAASVGLPCPFSSSEWQSTNKAQCQPNLDSITFPGTVPENRTSSLSGTDDQNSADANRSEDAPNDSGKTAHDLSLPHQEDAESLTSFSFNPRHSESPTSPKRSTSPIRSLTSLRISESSTGFASTATVSQGDDEVFLSPTSPPLHPLSRREGNSSEEPPFPYPLTQPQVKEEALDVTVPQESQNLNSVFEHPSVTNAHRDRDVRQLRNLSSLSGTSERDITSVAAVTSEAEAEELAESPEFPLLARRERTEAEVRVETLARELACRDEALAPLLNIWASTTMLDLMEDIFPSCSSALWHQAKNSSSHAGDSAQNAVCVAPEAHVKAVHGQMETDLDKEESNLNEKKVALLQALTVSLEALRMERERLVEEQLCYSALGCRIEALVQEHCKPNESEKYRMFIGDLEKIVNLLLSLSGRLARVENALNALQGEPEKGSTDERASLQQKQSQLRSQQEDARELKENLDRRERIVLQFLGGYLNTAQLHDYRRYIRAKPALLIRQRHLDELIRQGEEQLCRLTENTNPELNPQASSTPSPCSDSNSPRPTTVTSL, from the exons ATGATGCAGATATCCCAGGGTGCCATGGGGGCTCCCTGGCACCAAAGCTACCATGGCAG TGCCTCCACCACAGACCTGTCAGGTTATGATGCAGTATTTCTGAGGAAAAGTCCAGACCAGTACAGTTCAAGGGGAAGCATGGAGAGTCTAGATCATTCACACCCTGCTTACAGTTCCTGCAATCAACTGTCGGTCTCCAAATCCTCCAATAGCATTGACCATCTGCACAGCAAACGTGATTCTGCATACAGTTCCTTCTCTACCAGCTCAAGTATCCCAGAATACCTTGCAGCTGGGCCAACGTTCAGCAAGGAACGGTCATACTCCATGGACAGTGTTCCTCAACATAGAACTGCAGAGGGCATGCATCAGGCAGATATTCACTATGTCCACACCGTCTATGACTCTCAAAAGGGCATGTCTGCAGAGCATGAGGTCCTTTCTACAGCAATCCTAAAAACTAATGAAAGCAAAGCACATCCGTCTAGATGTGGAAGCGTACAGGGCAGGGGTTGTCACCGTTCTAACAGTACCAGtggcagtagcagcagcagtgtaAGTAGTGGTTGTGGTACAGTCACGTCTCATCGTCACAGTGCAGGACCAGTATGGGGCCAAACACACAATGGCAGCTCTTATGAAAACCTGAAGGGGGCACCTTCACCTCCCTTACGCAGTGACAGCTATGCAGCCACCCGGAACCATGAGCGGCCCAGCTCATGGTCCAGTCTTGAGCAGGCTCGGTCTTTACGGGCTCTTCACAAGGGTTCTTGGCATCACTCCAGTGGCTCTGTGGCATCAGGAAAATCATCCTTTGGAATAGAGGGACAACTTCACACTGTAATTGAAAAGAGTCCTGAGAGTAGCCCGACGATTAAACCCAAACAAAGCCTTCCACCTTTATCACAGCCTGGATCAGCCATGTTGCCTACTGGCATCTACCCTGTTCCACTGCCAGAGCCCCATTTTGCACAGATACCAACAACAAACCCCAGCTCTAGTAGTGTGTACCCAGCACTTGCCAAGGAGAGTAAACCCATCCCTCAAAAAGAACACTATGGAGAAGATTCTGGTGTTAGGATGGCAGCAGAAAACGGATACCAAAGCAATGCTTCCTACTCCTGTTCTGTCCAGTCTCTTGTTTCCCCACAACCTAAACAACCAAACCAGGTGAAAGATGACCCTCAGACCAAATGTGTCTTTTACAGGTCTCATTTCCAAACACAGGGGTCCAAGTCCCCAGGGTTGCCCCTAGGCCTTGAAAGAAAGGACCCTTACACCCCTGTTCAGCCAAGGCGAGAGAAACCCAGATACTCACATGGCATGGATATTATGGAATcttacagacaacacagagaGGAAGAGCTAAGCAGATGCCAAGAACAGAATGTCCATCCACAACCATTTTACTCATCATGTGAACTTTTACAACAACATGCCCAACCTCAAGGAAGTGATCAAAGAATCAACACTTCAGGTAGGTTCCACAATGAATCCGGCACCTATCAACAGAGGGACCAAGATCTGGATCATCCACTAACCCGACTTGAGAATGCACTTGCAGAGGTCCAGAGATGTGCTAGCCCACAGAGCACTACTAGCCATTGCAGCGTCCAAAGTGAACGTAGCATGTCAGTAATGGAGAAAGTCAGTCACTTTGAGAGGCAGCAGACCAAACCACGTAGTCACAGTCACAGCCTCTGCAATTATAGCTCCTCTGTTGGTCCAAGTCAGGCTACCCACAGTGCCAAGAGGCCCCTGTCTGGGCTGAAAGATCTGCAAAAAGGGTATGTCCCGCAAGGGAGAAGTTGGAGTACCGGCCATGAGGGAAATGCAGAATCATCACAGGACCTGCAGCCAAGGTACGTGAGCACTGATCAAGCTGAGCATAGGAAGTCACATGACCTACACCGAAGCAAGAGTTCTTTCCAACTCAATGAGGAAAATGGCAAAGACTTTCATAGGAGCAAGAGCACTTTTCATCTTGAGGAAAAGAGCAAAGACATCCAATGGAAAGAAGACCATCAGGATACCTTAGGCACCGTTCCTGACACCACCTTTACTCGAGCATACAGAGATAGCATCAAGGATGCTCAGTCCAAGGTGCTGAGATCCACTTCATTCCGAAGACGAGACTTGAGCATAAACCCTCCTCCTGTGCCTGTGAAGCACATGTCCCTGGATAGGAAGGGACACAATATAAGCCCCAAACTCACCtcttctccacacactcctaAAGAACGCCATGTTATTCCTGTTGAGCTACCAGACAAGACCAGTGCTCCTGAGCTTCCAAGAATCCCTCCTGTAGGGCCTCCAGTTGTGCGAATATGTGGACGAAAGCGACTGACCATGgaacaaaagaaaatgtcatACTCTGAGCCAGAGAACATTCATGAGGTtggagtttctgatcaagaGTCTGGCTTATGTCAAAAGAAGGCACCACTTCAATTCCAGCTTCCTGAGACAAGTGTTGCAGATCGACGAAGGATGTTTGAACTTGTAGCTACTCGTAGTGCAGGTACCAAATTAGCCACCTCAAGACCTGAGTTAAAGCAGATGCAGCAAGATGCTTTGGCTGATTATGTGGAGCGCAAGACTGGTCGACGGATGGACGGGCGTCCTCATCGTCCTCATAGTGCCTACATGCAATCGACTTCCTGTTCCTCCATAGACTCACAAAGCCGAACCTCCACCACTAGCATGGGCTGTCTTCAGGAGCCAGGACGAGAGGGTATCTCTGAGGATAACTGCCAGCCGTTCACTATTACAGCCAATACACAATATCCCGTGCACACTAACAGGAACACCCAAACTCAGACTCAATCTGAAATCTATCAGTCTGCCTTTAGACCACAGAGTGCAGAACCACAGAAACCAGAAAGGCAAGCAAAGAGAACCATTCCAGGCCATGTTCCATGTCCAACCTGGGCTCCCCTCCCCAATGCCCCTGCTAGCCAAAGCTTGGATGAAGTTTTTGGAAGACCTGTTCCAGCCAGAAGCTCAGGGAAATCAGCTTCAGCAGAGGACCTCTTGGATCGCAATCAAGGTCGTCCTGTTTCTCAGCACTTCAGATCAAAATCCTCTCCAGCTGTGGAGAACTACAACATG GATGTCTTGGCTGGAGACCTCAGATTGTTCGGGAGTGTTTCTAAAGAAAACAG GCTGTCAGGGAATGTGGGACCTGAGGTCACACAAAAGTCATCAAGTGAAGTTGGTCTGGAGCAGAGCTGTCTGCTGAACCCAGGTCTGAATCAGCTGAACCCGCCCGTGATAAGGAGGGAACGACAGCGCCACTCGGACCGACCCCGATCCCACAGCGCCTCAGGCCTGGCAGCTTCTGTCGGACTGCCCTGTCCTTTCTCCTCTTCAGAGTGGCAGAGTACCAACAAGGCACAGTGCCAACCCAACCTAGATTCCATCACTTTCCCAGGCACCGTCCCTGAAAATCGAACGAGTTCGTTGTCAGGAACGGACGATCAAAATTCTGCCGATGCGAACCGTTCCGAAGACGCTCCGAACGACTCTGGGAAGACAGCCCATGACCTTTCACTTCCACACCAAGAAGATGCAGAGTCACTCACGTCTTTCTCTTTCAACCCACGCCATTCTGAATCGCCCACTTCTCCCAAACGATCCACCTCTCCCATAAGGTCCCTCACCTCTCTGCGGATCTCAGAGTCCAGTACCGGCTTCGCCTCAACTGCAACTGTTTCACAGGGGGATGATGAGGTGTTTTTGTCTCCAACCTCTCCACCACTACACCCACTGTCAAGAAGAGAAGGAAACTCCTCAGAGGAACCTCCGTTTCCCTACCCGCTGACCCAGCCTCAAGTAAAGGAAGAGGCACTTGACGTCACAGTGCCTCAAGAATCACAAAATCtaaacag CGTCTTTGAGCATCCGTCTGTCACAAATGCCCACCGAGACAGAGACGTTCGTCAGCTGCGTAACCTCTCGTCCCTGTCAGGAACCTCTGAGCGGGATATCACCAGCGTCGCTGCTGTGACCTCTGAAGCTGAGGCAGAAGAGCTTGCAGAAAGCCCTGAGTTTCCATTGCTGGCCAGGAGGGAGCGCACGGAGGCAGAAGTGCGGGTGGAGACTCTGGCTCGGGAGCTGGCGTGCCGAGACGAGGCACTTGCTCCTCTTCTGAACATCTGGGCAAGCACCACTATGTTGGACTTGATGGAGGACATCTTTCCCTCCTGCTCATCTGCTCTATGGCACCAAGCGAAGAATAGCAGCAGTCATGCAGGTGACAG TGCTCAGAATGCGGTGTGTGTTGCTCCTGAGGCTCATGTGAAAGCTgttcatggacagatggagACTGATCTGGACAAAGAAGAATCCAATTTGAATGAGAAGAAG GTGGCGCTCCTGCAGGCTCTGACCGTGAGCTTAGAGGCGTtgcggatggagagagagagactggtcgAGGAGCAGCTGTGCTACAGTGCTCTGGGCTGCAGGATAGAGGCGCTGGTGCAGGAGCACTGCAAACCCAACGAGAGTGAGAAGTACCGTATGTTTATCGGCGACTTAGAAAAAATCGTCAACCTCCTGCTTTCTCTGAGCGGACGTCTGGCACGTGTGGAGAACGCCCTTAACGCCCTGCAGGGGGAGCCAGAGAAGGGAAGCACGGACGAGAGG gcatCCTTGCAGCAGAAACAAAGTCAGCTGCGCAGTCAACAGGAAGACGCACGTGAGCTGAAAGAGAACCTGGACCGACGTGAGCGCATCGTGCTCCAGTTCCTGGGCGGCTATCTGAACACCGCGCAACTGCACGACTACCGGCGCTACATCCGCGCCAAACCGGCGCTGCTCATCCGCCAGCGCCACCTGGACGAACTCATCCGCCAGGGAGAGGAGCAACTCTGCAGACTGACCGAGAACACGAACCCCGAGCTCAATCCGCAAGCGAGCTCCACCCCCTCTCCGTGTAGCGATTCCAACTCGCCGCGACCGACCACTGTGACCTCGCTCTGA
- the shroom3 gene encoding protein Shroom3 isoform X2 produces the protein MLDFVAIKVEEGGKARSLQCPLLVGDEVVIINGVELSGFRQEAISLVKGSYKTLQLTVRREQCADLCCSESLTASPCHRAHTDRCSGGVQIRIKHRGSEPGSRPHSWHSTKLGEGPLDSDSMMQISQGAMGAPWHQSYHGSASTTDLSGYDAVFLRKSPDQYSSRGSMESLDHSHPAYSSCNQLSVSKSSNSIDHLHSKRDSAYSSFSTSSSIPEYLAAGPTFSKERSYSMDSVPQHRTAEGMHQADIHYVHTVYDSQKGMSAEHEVLSTAILKTNESKAHPSRCGSVQGRGCHRSNSTSGSSSSSVSSGCGTVTSHRHSAGPVWGQTHNGSSYENLKGAPSPPLRSDSYAATRNHERPSSWSSLEQARSLRALHKGSWHHSSGSVASGKSSFGIEGQLHTVIEKSPESSPTIKPKQSLPPLSQPGSAMLPTGIYPVPLPEPHFAQIPTTNPSSSSVYPALAKESKPIPQKEHYGEDSGVRMAAENGYQSNASYSCSVQSLVSPQPKQPNQVKDDPQTKCVFYRSHFQTQGSKSPGLPLGLERKDPYTPVQPRREKPRYSHGMDIMESYRQHREEELSRCQEQNVHPQPFYSSCELLQQHAQPQGSDQRINTSGRFHNESGTYQQRDQDLDHPLTRLENALAEVQRCASPQSTTSHCSVQSERSMSVMEKVSHFERQQTKPRSHSHSLCNYSSSVGPSQATHSAKRPLSGLKDLQKGYVPQGRSWSTGHEGNAESSQDLQPRYVSTDQAEHRKSHDLHRSKSSFQLNEENGKDFHRSKSTFHLEEKSKDIQWKEDHQDTLGTVPDTTFTRAYRDSIKDAQSKVLRSTSFRRRDLSINPPPVPVKHMSLDRKGHNISPKLTSSPHTPKERHVIPVELPDKTSAPELPRIPPVGPPVVRICGRKRLTMEQKKMSYSEPENIHEVGVSDQESGLCQKKAPLQFQLPETSVADRRRMFELVATRSAGTKLATSRPELKQMQQDALADYVERKTGRRMDGRPHRPHSAYMQSTSCSSIDSQSRTSTTSMGCLQEPGREGISEDNCQPFTITANTQYPVHTNRNTQTQTQSEIYQSAFRPQSAEPQKPERQAKRTIPGHVPCPTWAPLPNAPASQSLDEVFGRPVPARSSGKSASAEDLLDRNQGRPVSQHFRSKSSPAVENYNMDVLAGDLRLFGSVSKENRLSGNVGPEVTQKSSSEVGLEQSCLLNPGLNQLNPPVIRRERQRHSDRPRSHSASGLAASVGLPCPFSSSEWQSTNKAQCQPNLDSITFPGTVPENRTSSLSGTDDQNSADANRSEDAPNDSGKTAHDLSLPHQEDAESLTSFSFNPRHSESPTSPKRSTSPIRSLTSLRISESSTGFASTATVSQGDDEVFLSPTSPPLHPLSRREGNSSEEPPFPYPLTQPQVKEEALDVTVPQESQNLNSVFEHPSVTNAHRDRDVRQLRNLSSLSGTSERDITSVAAVTSEAEAEELAESPEFPLLARRERTEAEVRVETLARELACRDEALAPLLNIWASTTMLDLMEDIFPSCSSALWHQAKNSSSHAGDSAQNAVCVAPEAHVKAVHGQMETDLDKEESNLNEKKVALLQALTVSLEALRMERERLVEEQLCYSALGCRIEALVQEHCKPNESEKYRMFIGDLEKIVNLLLSLSGRLARVENALNALQGEPEKGSTDERASLQQKQSQLRSQQEDARELKENLDRRERIVLQFLGGYLNTAQLHDYRRYIRAKPALLIRQRHLDELIRQGEEQLCRLTENTNPELNPQASSTPSPCSDSNSPRPTTVTSL, from the exons GGGCAGTGAGCCTGGGTCCCGTCCCCATTCCTGGCACTCCACTAAGCTGGGTGAAGGCCCTCTGGACTCTGACAGCATGATGCAGATATCCCAGGGTGCCATGGGGGCTCCCTGGCACCAAAGCTACCATGGCAG TGCCTCCACCACAGACCTGTCAGGTTATGATGCAGTATTTCTGAGGAAAAGTCCAGACCAGTACAGTTCAAGGGGAAGCATGGAGAGTCTAGATCATTCACACCCTGCTTACAGTTCCTGCAATCAACTGTCGGTCTCCAAATCCTCCAATAGCATTGACCATCTGCACAGCAAACGTGATTCTGCATACAGTTCCTTCTCTACCAGCTCAAGTATCCCAGAATACCTTGCAGCTGGGCCAACGTTCAGCAAGGAACGGTCATACTCCATGGACAGTGTTCCTCAACATAGAACTGCAGAGGGCATGCATCAGGCAGATATTCACTATGTCCACACCGTCTATGACTCTCAAAAGGGCATGTCTGCAGAGCATGAGGTCCTTTCTACAGCAATCCTAAAAACTAATGAAAGCAAAGCACATCCGTCTAGATGTGGAAGCGTACAGGGCAGGGGTTGTCACCGTTCTAACAGTACCAGtggcagtagcagcagcagtgtaAGTAGTGGTTGTGGTACAGTCACGTCTCATCGTCACAGTGCAGGACCAGTATGGGGCCAAACACACAATGGCAGCTCTTATGAAAACCTGAAGGGGGCACCTTCACCTCCCTTACGCAGTGACAGCTATGCAGCCACCCGGAACCATGAGCGGCCCAGCTCATGGTCCAGTCTTGAGCAGGCTCGGTCTTTACGGGCTCTTCACAAGGGTTCTTGGCATCACTCCAGTGGCTCTGTGGCATCAGGAAAATCATCCTTTGGAATAGAGGGACAACTTCACACTGTAATTGAAAAGAGTCCTGAGAGTAGCCCGACGATTAAACCCAAACAAAGCCTTCCACCTTTATCACAGCCTGGATCAGCCATGTTGCCTACTGGCATCTACCCTGTTCCACTGCCAGAGCCCCATTTTGCACAGATACCAACAACAAACCCCAGCTCTAGTAGTGTGTACCCAGCACTTGCCAAGGAGAGTAAACCCATCCCTCAAAAAGAACACTATGGAGAAGATTCTGGTGTTAGGATGGCAGCAGAAAACGGATACCAAAGCAATGCTTCCTACTCCTGTTCTGTCCAGTCTCTTGTTTCCCCACAACCTAAACAACCAAACCAGGTGAAAGATGACCCTCAGACCAAATGTGTCTTTTACAGGTCTCATTTCCAAACACAGGGGTCCAAGTCCCCAGGGTTGCCCCTAGGCCTTGAAAGAAAGGACCCTTACACCCCTGTTCAGCCAAGGCGAGAGAAACCCAGATACTCACATGGCATGGATATTATGGAATcttacagacaacacagagaGGAAGAGCTAAGCAGATGCCAAGAACAGAATGTCCATCCACAACCATTTTACTCATCATGTGAACTTTTACAACAACATGCCCAACCTCAAGGAAGTGATCAAAGAATCAACACTTCAGGTAGGTTCCACAATGAATCCGGCACCTATCAACAGAGGGACCAAGATCTGGATCATCCACTAACCCGACTTGAGAATGCACTTGCAGAGGTCCAGAGATGTGCTAGCCCACAGAGCACTACTAGCCATTGCAGCGTCCAAAGTGAACGTAGCATGTCAGTAATGGAGAAAGTCAGTCACTTTGAGAGGCAGCAGACCAAACCACGTAGTCACAGTCACAGCCTCTGCAATTATAGCTCCTCTGTTGGTCCAAGTCAGGCTACCCACAGTGCCAAGAGGCCCCTGTCTGGGCTGAAAGATCTGCAAAAAGGGTATGTCCCGCAAGGGAGAAGTTGGAGTACCGGCCATGAGGGAAATGCAGAATCATCACAGGACCTGCAGCCAAGGTACGTGAGCACTGATCAAGCTGAGCATAGGAAGTCACATGACCTACACCGAAGCAAGAGTTCTTTCCAACTCAATGAGGAAAATGGCAAAGACTTTCATAGGAGCAAGAGCACTTTTCATCTTGAGGAAAAGAGCAAAGACATCCAATGGAAAGAAGACCATCAGGATACCTTAGGCACCGTTCCTGACACCACCTTTACTCGAGCATACAGAGATAGCATCAAGGATGCTCAGTCCAAGGTGCTGAGATCCACTTCATTCCGAAGACGAGACTTGAGCATAAACCCTCCTCCTGTGCCTGTGAAGCACATGTCCCTGGATAGGAAGGGACACAATATAAGCCCCAAACTCACCtcttctccacacactcctaAAGAACGCCATGTTATTCCTGTTGAGCTACCAGACAAGACCAGTGCTCCTGAGCTTCCAAGAATCCCTCCTGTAGGGCCTCCAGTTGTGCGAATATGTGGACGAAAGCGACTGACCATGgaacaaaagaaaatgtcatACTCTGAGCCAGAGAACATTCATGAGGTtggagtttctgatcaagaGTCTGGCTTATGTCAAAAGAAGGCACCACTTCAATTCCAGCTTCCTGAGACAAGTGTTGCAGATCGACGAAGGATGTTTGAACTTGTAGCTACTCGTAGTGCAGGTACCAAATTAGCCACCTCAAGACCTGAGTTAAAGCAGATGCAGCAAGATGCTTTGGCTGATTATGTGGAGCGCAAGACTGGTCGACGGATGGACGGGCGTCCTCATCGTCCTCATAGTGCCTACATGCAATCGACTTCCTGTTCCTCCATAGACTCACAAAGCCGAACCTCCACCACTAGCATGGGCTGTCTTCAGGAGCCAGGACGAGAGGGTATCTCTGAGGATAACTGCCAGCCGTTCACTATTACAGCCAATACACAATATCCCGTGCACACTAACAGGAACACCCAAACTCAGACTCAATCTGAAATCTATCAGTCTGCCTTTAGACCACAGAGTGCAGAACCACAGAAACCAGAAAGGCAAGCAAAGAGAACCATTCCAGGCCATGTTCCATGTCCAACCTGGGCTCCCCTCCCCAATGCCCCTGCTAGCCAAAGCTTGGATGAAGTTTTTGGAAGACCTGTTCCAGCCAGAAGCTCAGGGAAATCAGCTTCAGCAGAGGACCTCTTGGATCGCAATCAAGGTCGTCCTGTTTCTCAGCACTTCAGATCAAAATCCTCTCCAGCTGTGGAGAACTACAACATG GATGTCTTGGCTGGAGACCTCAGATTGTTCGGGAGTGTTTCTAAAGAAAACAG GCTGTCAGGGAATGTGGGACCTGAGGTCACACAAAAGTCATCAAGTGAAGTTGGTCTGGAGCAGAGCTGTCTGCTGAACCCAGGTCTGAATCAGCTGAACCCGCCCGTGATAAGGAGGGAACGACAGCGCCACTCGGACCGACCCCGATCCCACAGCGCCTCAGGCCTGGCAGCTTCTGTCGGACTGCCCTGTCCTTTCTCCTCTTCAGAGTGGCAGAGTACCAACAAGGCACAGTGCCAACCCAACCTAGATTCCATCACTTTCCCAGGCACCGTCCCTGAAAATCGAACGAGTTCGTTGTCAGGAACGGACGATCAAAATTCTGCCGATGCGAACCGTTCCGAAGACGCTCCGAACGACTCTGGGAAGACAGCCCATGACCTTTCACTTCCACACCAAGAAGATGCAGAGTCACTCACGTCTTTCTCTTTCAACCCACGCCATTCTGAATCGCCCACTTCTCCCAAACGATCCACCTCTCCCATAAGGTCCCTCACCTCTCTGCGGATCTCAGAGTCCAGTACCGGCTTCGCCTCAACTGCAACTGTTTCACAGGGGGATGATGAGGTGTTTTTGTCTCCAACCTCTCCACCACTACACCCACTGTCAAGAAGAGAAGGAAACTCCTCAGAGGAACCTCCGTTTCCCTACCCGCTGACCCAGCCTCAAGTAAAGGAAGAGGCACTTGACGTCACAGTGCCTCAAGAATCACAAAATCtaaacag CGTCTTTGAGCATCCGTCTGTCACAAATGCCCACCGAGACAGAGACGTTCGTCAGCTGCGTAACCTCTCGTCCCTGTCAGGAACCTCTGAGCGGGATATCACCAGCGTCGCTGCTGTGACCTCTGAAGCTGAGGCAGAAGAGCTTGCAGAAAGCCCTGAGTTTCCATTGCTGGCCAGGAGGGAGCGCACGGAGGCAGAAGTGCGGGTGGAGACTCTGGCTCGGGAGCTGGCGTGCCGAGACGAGGCACTTGCTCCTCTTCTGAACATCTGGGCAAGCACCACTATGTTGGACTTGATGGAGGACATCTTTCCCTCCTGCTCATCTGCTCTATGGCACCAAGCGAAGAATAGCAGCAGTCATGCAGGTGACAG TGCTCAGAATGCGGTGTGTGTTGCTCCTGAGGCTCATGTGAAAGCTgttcatggacagatggagACTGATCTGGACAAAGAAGAATCCAATTTGAATGAGAAGAAG GTGGCGCTCCTGCAGGCTCTGACCGTGAGCTTAGAGGCGTtgcggatggagagagagagactggtcgAGGAGCAGCTGTGCTACAGTGCTCTGGGCTGCAGGATAGAGGCGCTGGTGCAGGAGCACTGCAAACCCAACGAGAGTGAGAAGTACCGTATGTTTATCGGCGACTTAGAAAAAATCGTCAACCTCCTGCTTTCTCTGAGCGGACGTCTGGCACGTGTGGAGAACGCCCTTAACGCCCTGCAGGGGGAGCCAGAGAAGGGAAGCACGGACGAGAGG gcatCCTTGCAGCAGAAACAAAGTCAGCTGCGCAGTCAACAGGAAGACGCACGTGAGCTGAAAGAGAACCTGGACCGACGTGAGCGCATCGTGCTCCAGTTCCTGGGCGGCTATCTGAACACCGCGCAACTGCACGACTACCGGCGCTACATCCGCGCCAAACCGGCGCTGCTCATCCGCCAGCGCCACCTGGACGAACTCATCCGCCAGGGAGAGGAGCAACTCTGCAGACTGACCGAGAACACGAACCCCGAGCTCAATCCGCAAGCGAGCTCCACCCCCTCTCCGTGTAGCGATTCCAACTCGCCGCGACCGACCACTGTGACCTCGCTCTGA